A genomic region of Lachnoclostridium edouardi contains the following coding sequences:
- the glmM gene encoding phosphoglucosamine mutase: MGKYFGTDGFRGEANVDLTVEHAYKVGRFLGWYYGKKNPEEKCQVVIGKDTRRSSYMFEYSLVAGLTASGADVFLLHVTTTPSVSYVVRTEGFACGIMISASHNPYYDNGIKVINERGEKLEESVIQEIEKYLDGEMEEIPMARRDQIGRTVDFAAGRNRYIGYLISIATRSFKNKKVALDCANGSASAIAKNVFDALGAETHVINNEPNGLNINTNCGSTHIQYLQEFVKAEKCDIGFAYDGDADRCIAVDEKGNVVDGDLIMYICGKYMKEQGTLVNNTVVTTVMSNFGLYKALDKAHIAYEKTAVGDKYVYENMAQYGHCLGGEQSGHIIFSKHATTGDGILTSLKVMEVVLEKKETLSKLASEVTIFPQVLTNVRVQDKKAAQDDPDVQNQVQKVTKQLGSDGRILLRQSGTEPVVRVMVEAPDHETCEKYVDQVVQVMKAKGHVL, from the coding sequence ATGGGTAAGTATTTTGGAACAGACGGTTTCCGGGGAGAAGCCAATGTAGATTTAACAGTAGAACATGCATACAAAGTAGGAAGATTTTTAGGATGGTACTATGGAAAGAAGAATCCAGAGGAAAAGTGCCAGGTGGTAATCGGCAAGGATACAAGACGCAGCAGCTATATGTTTGAGTATTCTTTAGTGGCAGGATTGACTGCCTCAGGCGCAGACGTATTTCTGCTTCATGTAACTACCACCCCAAGCGTTTCCTATGTGGTGCGCACAGAAGGCTTTGCCTGCGGCATTATGATTTCAGCCAGCCACAATCCTTATTATGACAACGGAATTAAAGTGATTAACGAGAGGGGAGAAAAGCTGGAGGAAAGTGTAATCCAGGAAATCGAAAAATATCTGGACGGGGAGATGGAAGAAATTCCAATGGCCCGCAGGGATCAAATTGGCCGCACTGTAGACTTTGCAGCAGGAAGAAACCGCTATATTGGATATTTGATTTCTATTGCTACACGTTCCTTTAAAAATAAGAAAGTAGCTTTAGACTGCGCCAACGGAAGCGCTTCCGCCATTGCTAAAAATGTGTTTGATGCTTTGGGAGCAGAAACTCATGTGATTAATAATGAGCCAAATGGTTTAAATATTAATACAAACTGCGGCTCTACTCACATTCAGTATCTTCAGGAATTTGTAAAGGCAGAAAAATGTGATATTGGTTTTGCATATGACGGAGATGCAGACAGATGCATCGCTGTAGACGAAAAGGGAAACGTTGTAGACGGGGACCTGATTATGTACATCTGCGGCAAATACATGAAGGAGCAGGGCACTCTTGTAAATAACACTGTTGTTACAACAGTTATGTCTAATTTCGGCCTTTACAAGGCTTTAGACAAGGCACATATTGCTTATGAAAAAACTGCGGTAGGCGACAAATATGTATATGAGAATATGGCTCAGTACGGACACTGCCTGGGCGGCGAGCAGTCCGGCCATATTATTTTCAGCAAACACGCCACCACAGGAGACGGAATCCTCACCTCCTTAAAGGTTATGGAAGTAGTTCTGGAGAAGAAAGAAACCCTTTCTAAGCTGGCTTCAGAGGTTACTATTTTCCCGCAGGTGCTGACAAATGTGCGGGTGCAGGATAAAAAGGCGGCTCAGGATGATCCGGATGTTCAGAACCAGGTGCAGAAGGTAACAAAGCAGCTGGGAAGCGACGGCAGAATTCTGCTGCGCCAGTCCGGCACAGAGCCTGTAGTCCGGGTGATGGTGGAAGCGCCGGACCACGAGACCTGCGAAAAATATGTAGACCAGGTAGTACAGGTAATGAAGGCCAAAGGGCACGTATTATAA
- the rfbD gene encoding dTDP-4-dehydrorhamnose reductase gives MRVFVTGVKGQLGNDVMDQLEKQGLTGIGVDVEEMDITDPEACRKVITEAKPDAVIHCAAYTAVDAAEDNVELCRKVNGEGTRNIARVCRDLNIKMMYISTDYVFNGQGERPWEPDDYREPLNVYGQTKYEGELAVEELVENFFTVRIAWVFGRGKNFIKTMLRLGRENGAVNVVNDQIGSPTYTYDLARLLVDMIQTEKYGRYHATNEGICSWYEFACEIFRQAGMTEVKVTPVSSGQFQAKAKRPMNSRMSKEKLTEEGFERLPSWQDALGRYLKTLEVQQ, from the coding sequence ATGAGAGTTTTTGTGACAGGAGTAAAGGGACAGCTGGGAAATGATGTAATGGATCAGCTGGAGAAGCAGGGCCTTACTGGAATCGGAGTGGACGTGGAGGAGATGGACATTACTGACCCTGAAGCCTGCAGAAAAGTAATTACAGAAGCAAAACCTGACGCAGTTATCCACTGTGCCGCATATACTGCAGTAGACGCCGCAGAAGACAATGTAGAGCTGTGCAGAAAGGTAAACGGAGAGGGCACCAGAAATATTGCCAGGGTGTGCCGCGACCTGAATATTAAAATGATGTATATCAGCACAGATTATGTGTTTAATGGACAGGGAGAGCGCCCCTGGGAGCCGGACGATTACAGGGAACCTTTAAATGTGTACGGTCAGACAAAGTATGAAGGGGAGCTGGCAGTGGAGGAGCTGGTGGAAAACTTCTTTACTGTAAGAATCGCCTGGGTATTCGGCAGGGGAAAGAATTTTATTAAAACCATGCTGAGACTGGGCAGGGAAAATGGAGCTGTAAACGTAGTAAATGATCAGATCGGTTCTCCTACCTACACATACGATCTGGCCAGACTGTTGGTTGACATGATTCAGACAGAAAAGTACGGACGTTATCATGCTACAAATGAGGGGATCTGCAGCTGGTATGAATTTGCCTGCGAGATTTTCCGCCAGGCAGGCATGACAGAAGTAAAGGTAACTCCAGTAAGCAGCGGCCAGTTTCAGGCAAAGGCTAAAAGGCCTATGAACAGCCGTATGAGCAAAGAAAAGCTGACGGAAGAAGGCTTTGAAAGACTGCCGTCATGGCAGGACGCTTTAGGCAGATATCTGAAAACACTGGAAGTACAGCAGTAG
- the rfbB gene encoding dTDP-glucose 4,6-dehydratase, which produces MKIIVTGGAGFIGGNFVHHMVNKYPDYEIINLDLLTYAGNLETLKPVENKPNYKFVKGDIADRKFIFDLFEKEKPDMVVNFAAESHVDRSITDPEIFVRTNVMGTTTLLDACRTYRIKRYHQVSTDEVYGDLPLDRPDLFFTEETPLHTSSPYSSAKASADLFVLAYHRTYGLPVTISRCSNNYGPYHFPEKLIPLIISRALADEELPVYGTGENVRDWLHVSDHCQAIDLIIHKGREGEVYNIGGHNERTNLEVVKTILKALNKPESLIKFVTDRPGHDRRYAIDPKKLETELGWKPQYTFDTGIVQTIQWYLDNEDWWKHILSGEYSQYFDKMYGDRLK; this is translated from the coding sequence ATGAAAATAATTGTAACAGGAGGAGCCGGGTTTATCGGCGGCAACTTCGTTCATCATATGGTAAATAAATATCCTGACTACGAAATCATTAATCTGGACCTGCTTACATACGCAGGTAATCTGGAGACATTAAAGCCAGTAGAAAATAAGCCTAATTATAAGTTTGTAAAAGGCGATATTGCAGACAGAAAGTTTATTTTTGATCTGTTTGAAAAAGAAAAGCCGGACATGGTAGTAAATTTTGCTGCAGAAAGTCACGTAGACCGCTCTATTACAGACCCGGAGATTTTTGTGCGCACCAATGTAATGGGAACTACTACATTGCTGGACGCCTGCAGAACATACAGAATTAAAAGATACCATCAGGTATCTACAGACGAGGTATATGGAGATCTGCCTTTAGACAGGCCTGATTTGTTCTTCACAGAAGAAACTCCTCTCCATACATCCAGCCCATATTCCTCTGCAAAGGCCAGCGCAGATTTATTTGTTTTGGCATATCACAGAACATACGGGCTGCCTGTAACAATTTCCAGATGCTCCAACAATTACGGCCCTTACCATTTTCCTGAAAAGCTGATTCCCCTGATTATCAGCAGGGCTTTAGCTGACGAGGAGCTGCCTGTTTATGGCACTGGAGAAAATGTCAGAGACTGGCTTCATGTATCAGACCACTGTCAGGCCATAGATTTAATTATTCACAAGGGCAGAGAAGGAGAAGTTTACAATATTGGCGGCCACAACGAAAGGACAAACCTGGAGGTTGTAAAAACCATTCTCAAAGCTCTTAACAAGCCGGAAAGTCTGATTAAGTTTGTTACAGACAGACCGGGACATGACAGAAGATACGCCATAGATCCCAAAAAGCTGGAGACAGAGCTGGGATGGAAGCCCCAATATACCTTTGACACAGGAATTGTACAGACAATTCAGTGGTATCTGGACAACGAAGACTGGTGGAAGCATATTTTAAGCGGAGAGTACAGTCAGTATTTTGACAAAATGTATGGAGACAGATTAAAATGA
- the rfbA gene encoding glucose-1-phosphate thymidylyltransferase RfbA produces the protein MKGIILAGGSGTRLYPLTKVTSKQLLPIYDKPMIYYPLSVLMNAGIRDILIISTPDDTPRFEALLGDGAQFGVNLTYAVQPSPDGLAQAFIIGADFIGSENVAMVLGDNIFHGQGLKKRLRAAAAKQTGATVFGYYVDDPERFGIVEFDKDGKAVSIEEKPERPKSNYCVTGLYFYDNKVVEYAKNLKPSARGELEITDLNRIYLENGELDVTLLGQGFTWLDTGTHESLVEATNFVKTIETHQHRKIACLEEIAYLNGWISKEQVMETYEVLKKNQYGKYLKDVLDGKYVDKLHNKDN, from the coding sequence ATGAAAGGTATTATTCTGGCCGGAGGATCCGGCACCAGACTTTATCCGCTGACAAAAGTAACTTCTAAACAGTTGCTTCCCATTTATGATAAGCCAATGATTTATTATCCCCTGTCTGTTTTAATGAATGCAGGCATCAGAGATATTTTAATTATTTCCACCCCAGATGACACGCCTAGATTTGAGGCTTTGCTGGGAGACGGGGCTCAGTTTGGCGTAAATCTCACATATGCTGTGCAGCCAAGCCCGGACGGACTGGCTCAGGCGTTTATTATAGGCGCTGATTTTATTGGCAGTGAAAATGTGGCTATGGTGCTGGGAGACAATATTTTTCACGGACAGGGCTTAAAGAAGCGTCTGAGAGCAGCTGCGGCAAAGCAGACAGGGGCCACTGTGTTTGGATATTATGTAGACGACCCGGAACGTTTTGGCATTGTGGAGTTTGACAAGGACGGAAAAGCTGTCTCTATAGAGGAAAAGCCGGAGCGTCCAAAGTCTAATTACTGTGTGACAGGTCTGTATTTTTATGACAATAAGGTCGTGGAGTATGCAAAGAATTTAAAGCCGTCTGCCAGAGGAGAGTTGGAGATTACAGACTTAAACAGAATTTATTTGGAAAATGGGGAGCTGGACGTAACTCTTTTAGGCCAGGGCTTTACATGGCTGGATACAGGAACCCATGAATCTTTAGTAGAAGCTACAAATTTTGTAAAGACCATTGAGACGCATCAGCACAGAAAAATTGCCTGTCTGGAGGAAATTGCCTATCTGAACGGATGGATTTCTAAGGAGCAGGTAATGGAAACATATGAAGTGCTGAAAAAGAATCAGTACGGCAAGTATTTAAAAGATGTGCTGGACGGAAAATATGTGGACAAGCTTCACAATAAAGATAACTAA
- the prfA gene encoding peptide chain release factor 1 — MFDRLDDILIHYEELMQELNNPSVAEDQRRFRKLMKEQADLAPIVEAYKEYKQAKQDIEDSLALLEEETDEEMREMAKEELSGAKKKIEELEQQLKILLLPKDPNDDKNIIMEIRAGAGGDEAALFASELYRMYVNYAESHRWKTELVSVNENGIGGFKEVIFMINGQGAYSKLKYESGVHRVQRVPETESGGRIHTSTATVAVMPEAEDVDVVIDDKDIRIDVMRASGNGGQCVNTTDSAVRLTHIPTGIVIYSQTEKSQLQNKEKAFRLLRSKLYDIELEKRQNSEAEERRSQIGTGDRSEKIRTYNFPQGRVTEHRIKLTLYKIDSIMNGDIEEIIDSLIAADQAAKLSKLQEQEM, encoded by the coding sequence ATGTTTGACAGATTAGATGATATACTCATCCATTATGAAGAGCTTATGCAGGAATTGAATAATCCTTCTGTGGCTGAGGATCAGAGAAGATTCAGAAAGCTGATGAAGGAGCAGGCGGATCTGGCTCCTATTGTGGAAGCTTATAAAGAGTATAAACAAGCAAAACAGGATATAGAGGATAGTCTGGCCCTTTTAGAGGAAGAGACAGATGAAGAAATGAGGGAGATGGCAAAGGAGGAGCTGTCTGGCGCCAAGAAAAAAATCGAGGAGCTGGAGCAGCAGTTAAAAATTCTCCTTCTTCCAAAGGACCCTAACGACGACAAAAATATTATTATGGAAATCCGCGCCGGAGCAGGCGGGGACGAGGCTGCTTTATTTGCTTCTGAATTATACCGCATGTATGTAAATTATGCGGAAAGCCACAGATGGAAAACTGAGTTAGTAAGTGTAAACGAAAACGGCATCGGCGGTTTTAAGGAAGTTATTTTTATGATAAACGGCCAGGGAGCTTACTCTAAGCTGAAATATGAAAGCGGCGTTCACAGGGTACAGAGAGTGCCGGAGACAGAATCAGGAGGCCGTATTCACACCTCCACTGCAACAGTGGCCGTTATGCCTGAGGCGGAGGATGTAGACGTTGTAATTGATGACAAGGACATTAGAATTGACGTTATGCGCGCTTCCGGAAACGGCGGTCAGTGCGTCAATACTACAGACTCTGCAGTGCGTTTAACACATATTCCTACTGGAATTGTGATTTACAGCCAGACAGAAAAGTCACAGCTGCAGAATAAGGAAAAGGCGTTCCGCCTTCTGCGCTCTAAGCTGTATGATATAGAGCTGGAAAAAAGACAGAATTCTGAGGCGGAGGAGAGAAGAAGCCAGATCGGCACTGGAGACCGTTCAGAGAAAATCCGCACCTATAACTTCCCTCAGGGCCGTGTGACAGAGCACAGAATTAAATTGACATTATACAAAATAGATTCTATTATGAATGGAGATATAGAGGAAATCATCGACAGTCTGATTGCAGCCGACCAGGCGGCTAAGCTTTCTAAGCTGCAGGAGCAGGAGATGTAG
- the prmC gene encoding peptide chain release factor N(5)-glutamine methyltransferase has protein sequence MTLQQLWADGRQKLMEAQVPDGELDSRLLLLEAFGLSLSEFFLKRNDKLNENDPVILEKREQYEKWLDLRKNRIPLQHLTGTQEFMGLEFHVNCHVLIPRQDTETLAELVLKHCKEKEICLLDMCTGSGCLAVSLSVLGQYKKVYGADISKKALDVAWENVKACFVKNRPNTLDDNKWQACVTGEGKDGSLQSRTLILIESDLFKNLDKEVKFDVIVSNPPYIATKVIEGLEPEVRDYEPINALDGMEDGLFFYRRIAAEAKGYLKEKGKIFLEIGYDQGEAVSQILSEHKYKNIHTEKDAAGNSRVVWAEAPEA, from the coding sequence TTGACGCTGCAGCAATTATGGGCTGACGGGCGGCAGAAGCTTATGGAGGCCCAAGTGCCGGATGGAGAGCTGGATTCCAGACTGCTTCTGCTGGAGGCGTTTGGCCTGTCTCTTTCAGAGTTTTTTTTAAAAAGAAATGATAAATTAAATGAAAATGATCCGGTAATTTTAGAAAAAAGGGAACAATATGAAAAGTGGCTGGATTTAAGAAAAAACAGAATCCCCCTTCAGCATTTAACGGGGACCCAGGAATTTATGGGACTGGAGTTTCATGTAAATTGCCATGTTCTGATTCCCAGGCAGGATACGGAAACCCTGGCAGAGTTGGTATTAAAGCACTGCAAAGAAAAGGAAATCTGCCTTCTGGATATGTGCACCGGCTCAGGGTGTCTGGCTGTAAGCCTTTCTGTGCTGGGGCAATACAAAAAAGTATATGGGGCTGATATATCTAAGAAAGCCTTGGACGTTGCCTGGGAAAATGTAAAAGCTTGTTTTGTGAAAAACAGGCCGAATACTTTAGATGATAATAAATGGCAGGCCTGCGTAACCGGGGAGGGAAAGGACGGCTCCCTGCAGTCCCGGACGCTGATTCTTATAGAAAGCGATTTATTTAAGAATCTGGATAAAGAAGTAAAGTTTGACGTGATTGTGTCAAATCCTCCCTATATTGCCACAAAGGTAATAGAAGGTCTGGAGCCGGAGGTGCGGGACTATGAGCCTATTAATGCCTTAGACGGAATGGAGGACGGGCTGTTTTTCTACCGCAGAATTGCAGCTGAGGCCAAAGGATATTTAAAGGAAAAGGGAAAAATATTTCTGGAGATTGGATATGACCAGGGGGAAGCTGTCAGCCAAATTCTTTCAGAACATAAATATAAAAATATACACACAGAAAAGGATGCAGCCGGAAACAGCAGAGTAGTTTGGGCAGAGGCCCCGGAGGCGTAA
- a CDS encoding DUF1385 domain-containing protein, translating into MKYSGIGGQAVIEGIMMKNGDQYATAVRKPDGEIQVQKDTYTSLTEKVKFFSLPFVRGVFSFADSMILGMRTLTFSASFVEDDEDAGEPGRLELFLDKVFGEKLEKVLMGFVMVLSVFLAVGIFMIFPMFLANLLKNVIQSETVMAFLEGVIRILIFIAYIKVVSRMEDIKRTFMYHGAEHKCINCIEHGLELNVENVRNSSKEHKRCGTSFLLIVMLISILCFMIVRVDTIWLKVVSRIVLIPVIAGISYEFLRLAGRSDSPVVNLLSKPGLWMQGLTTKEPDDSMIQVAIAAVEAVFDWKAYLRENFPETRKDLERNKSVDAAAIMG; encoded by the coding sequence TTGAAATATTCAGGAATAGGCGGTCAGGCTGTTATTGAAGGGATTATGATGAAAAACGGGGACCAGTATGCCACTGCAGTGAGGAAACCGGACGGAGAGATTCAGGTGCAGAAGGATACTTATACCAGCCTGACTGAAAAGGTAAAATTCTTTTCTCTGCCATTTGTAAGAGGAGTGTTCAGCTTTGCAGATTCTATGATTTTAGGAATGAGAACCTTGACGTTTTCCGCCAGCTTTGTGGAGGACGATGAGGATGCAGGGGAACCTGGCAGGTTAGAATTATTTTTAGATAAAGTATTCGGCGAAAAGTTAGAAAAGGTGCTGATGGGGTTTGTCATGGTATTATCCGTCTTTTTGGCAGTAGGTATCTTTATGATATTTCCCATGTTTCTTGCAAACTTATTAAAAAATGTGATTCAGTCTGAAACAGTAATGGCTTTTTTAGAAGGCGTTATCAGAATCCTTATATTTATTGCATATATTAAAGTTGTGTCCAGAATGGAAGATATAAAGCGGACATTTATGTATCACGGCGCAGAGCACAAATGTATTAACTGCATTGAACATGGGCTGGAGTTAAATGTGGAAAATGTAAGAAACAGTTCTAAGGAGCATAAACGCTGCGGAACCAGTTTTCTTTTAATTGTAATGCTGATTAGTATTTTATGTTTTATGATTGTAAGGGTAGATACAATCTGGCTGAAGGTAGTAAGCAGAATTGTGCTGATACCTGTGATTGCAGGAATCTCTTATGAATTTTTAAGATTGGCGGGGAGAAGCGATTCCCCTGTTGTCAATCTTTTAAGCAAGCCCGGACTTTGGATGCAGGGGCTGACCACAAAGGAACCTGACGATTCCATGATTCAGGTGGCTATTGCAGCTGTGGAAGCAGTATTTGACTGGAAGGCATATTTAAGAGAGAATTTTCCGGAAACCAGAAAGGACCTAGAAAGGAATAAAAGTGTTGACGCTGCAGCAATTATGGGCTGA
- the rpmE gene encoding 50S ribosomal protein L31, with protein sequence MKEGIHPNYYQAKVVCNCGNEFVTGSTKSDIHVEVCSKCHSFYTGQQKAAAARGRIDKFNRKYGVNTAK encoded by the coding sequence ATGAAGGAAGGAATCCATCCAAATTATTATCAGGCAAAGGTTGTCTGCAACTGCGGCAATGAATTTGTAACAGGATCTACAAAGTCAGATATCCACGTAGAAGTTTGCTCCAAGTGCCATTCATTCTACACAGGCCAGCAGAAAGCAGCTGCAGCTCGTGGACGTATTGATAAGTTCAATCGTAAGTATGGTGTTAATACTGCTAAATAA
- the rho gene encoding transcription termination factor Rho, which yields MRDKLETLPLAQLRELAKTQGLKGAGSLRKAELIDLLCKEAKKQEDAQQEETVKTEEKASEEKYAERRASRQSSHTRYDGGRGDGQHEGRSEAQMNPELQELDSGIEANGILEVMPDGFGFIRCENFLPGENDVYVAPSQIRRFNMKTGDIILGSRRVKSATEKFAALLFVKSINGYPAYVVEKRPNFEDLTPVFPNSRLHMETSGGKNTTAMRVLDLLSPIGKGQRGMIVSPPKAGKTTLLKQVAKAITTNHPDMHLIILLIDERPEEVTDIKEAITGPNVEVIYSTFDELPDRHKRVSEMVIERAKRLVEHGRDVMILLDSITRLARAYNLVVPPSGRTLSGGLDPTALHMPKRFFGAARNMREGGSLTILATALVDTGSRMDDVIYEEFKGTGNMELVLDRKLSEKRIFPAIDILKSGTRRDDLLLSREEMEAVDTVHKATNSMKQDEAVEKILDLFARTRNNREFVEMVKKVRLF from the coding sequence ATGCGCGATAAATTAGAAACATTGCCTCTGGCCCAACTGCGTGAGTTGGCTAAAACACAGGGGTTAAAGGGTGCAGGCAGCCTTAGAAAGGCAGAGCTTATAGATTTGCTTTGCAAAGAGGCAAAAAAGCAGGAGGACGCCCAGCAGGAGGAAACAGTGAAAACAGAAGAGAAGGCTTCTGAGGAAAAATATGCAGAGCGCCGCGCCTCCAGACAAAGTTCACATACAAGGTATGATGGAGGAAGAGGGGACGGACAGCATGAGGGCAGAAGCGAGGCTCAGATGAACCCTGAGCTGCAGGAATTGGACAGCGGTATTGAGGCCAACGGTATTTTGGAGGTGATGCCTGACGGCTTTGGTTTTATCCGGTGTGAAAACTTTCTGCCAGGAGAAAACGACGTTTATGTAGCCCCGTCCCAAATCCGCCGTTTTAATATGAAGACAGGCGATATTATTCTGGGCAGCAGAAGAGTAAAAAGCGCCACAGAAAAGTTTGCCGCCTTATTATTTGTAAAGTCTATTAACGGATACCCTGCGTATGTAGTAGAAAAAAGGCCTAATTTTGAGGATTTGACCCCGGTATTCCCAAACAGCCGTCTTCACATGGAGACTTCAGGCGGGAAAAATACTACAGCTATGCGTGTTTTAGATCTGCTTTCCCCTATAGGAAAAGGACAAAGAGGAATGATTGTGTCCCCGCCTAAGGCAGGTAAAACTACACTGTTAAAGCAGGTGGCAAAGGCCATTACCACCAATCATCCGGATATGCATCTGATTATTTTGCTGATTGACGAAAGACCGGAGGAGGTTACAGATATTAAAGAAGCGATTACAGGCCCTAATGTGGAGGTTATTTATTCTACCTTTGACGAGCTGCCGGATCGGCATAAAAGAGTGTCCGAGATGGTAATAGAGCGGGCCAAAAGGCTGGTAGAGCATGGGCGGGACGTAATGATCTTGTTAGACAGCATTACAAGACTTGCCAGGGCTTACAACCTGGTGGTTCCTCCCAGCGGAAGAACTCTTTCAGGCGGTTTAGACCCAACAGCCCTGCATATGCCTAAAAGATTTTTCGGCGCTGCCAGAAACATGAGAGAGGGAGGCAGCCTGACTATTCTGGCTACAGCCTTAGTAGATACTGGAAGCCGTATGGACGACGTGATTTACGAGGAATTTAAGGGCACCGGCAACATGGAGTTGGTTCTGGACAGAAAGCTGTCAGAAAAGAGAATTTTCCCTGCTATTGACATATTAAAATCAGGCACCAGAAGAGACGATCTTTTACTGTCCAGGGAAGAGATGGAAGCGGTGGATACTGTTCACAAAGCTACAAACTCTATGAAGCAGGACGAGGCGGTAGAGAAGATTCTGGACCTGTTTGCCCGCACCAGAAACAACAGAGAGTTTGTGGAAATGGTTAAAAAAGTCAGACTATTTTAG
- a CDS encoding replication-associated recombination protein A: MDLFDYMRENTMEETGPLASRLRPDTLDEVVGQKHIIGKDKLLYRAIQADKLGSIIFYGPPGTGKTTLAKVIANTTSAQFKQINATVAGKKDMEEVVQEAKEVLGMYGKKTILFVDEIHRFNKGQQDFLLPYVEDGTIILIGATTENPYFEVNGALISRSRIFELKPLEKEDIKQLIRRAVYDEKKGMGSYQAEITDEAAEFLADVSNGDARAALNAVELGVLTTERSQDGKIYIDMDVAQECIQKRAVRYDKGGDSHYDTISAFIKSMRGSDPDAAVYYLARMLYAGEDIKFIARRIMICAAEDVGMADPQALTVAVSAAQAAERIGMPEAQIILAEAVTYVATAPKSNASYMAIEAAMDYVKNNRTLPVPPYLQDRHYKGAAKLGRGLDYKYAHDYPFHYVKQQYLPEGMEGTSFYHPTENGYEKQAGAYLEFLKNLN; the protein is encoded by the coding sequence GTGGATTTATTTGATTATATGAGAGAAAATACGATGGAAGAAACAGGGCCTTTGGCTTCCCGCCTCAGGCCTGATACTTTAGATGAGGTAGTAGGACAAAAACATATTATCGGAAAGGACAAGCTGCTTTACCGTGCCATTCAGGCGGATAAGCTGGGCTCAATTATATTTTACGGCCCTCCGGGCACTGGAAAAACCACCTTGGCAAAGGTAATTGCCAATACAACCAGCGCTCAGTTTAAGCAGATTAATGCAACTGTAGCAGGGAAAAAGGATATGGAGGAGGTAGTCCAGGAGGCCAAAGAGGTTCTGGGCATGTACGGCAAAAAGACAATTTTGTTTGTAGACGAGATCCACCGTTTTAACAAAGGCCAGCAGGACTTTCTGCTGCCTTATGTGGAGGACGGCACTATTATCCTAATTGGAGCTACAACGGAAAATCCCTATTTTGAGGTAAACGGAGCTTTAATCTCCAGATCCAGGATTTTTGAATTAAAGCCTTTAGAAAAGGAAGATATTAAACAGCTGATCCGCCGGGCTGTGTATGACGAGAAAAAAGGCATGGGCAGCTACCAGGCAGAAATTACAGATGAGGCTGCAGAGTTTTTGGCAGATGTATCTAACGGGGACGCCAGGGCGGCCTTAAATGCAGTGGAGCTGGGAGTTCTCACTACAGAGAGAAGTCAGGACGGAAAAATTTATATAGATATGGATGTGGCCCAGGAATGTATACAGAAAAGAGCGGTGCGGTACGACAAAGGCGGGGACAGCCATTATGATACCATTTCTGCATTTATTAAAAGTATGAGAGGCTCAGATCCTGACGCCGCTGTTTATTATCTGGCCCGTATGCTTTATGCAGGCGAGGACATTAAGTTTATTGCCAGAAGAATTATGATCTGCGCAGCTGAGGACGTAGGAATGGCGGACCCACAGGCGCTTACAGTGGCAGTAAGCGCAGCCCAGGCTGCAGAGCGTATTGGAATGCCTGAGGCTCAGATTATTCTGGCCGAGGCAGTTACTTATGTGGCAACCGCCCCTAAAAGCAACGCTTCCTATATGGCTATTGAGGCGGCAATGGATTATGTAAAAAATAACAGGACCTTGCCGGTTCCTCCTTATTTACAGGACAGACATTATAAGGGGGCGGCCAAATTGGGAAGAGGACTGGATTATAAATATGCCCACGATTATCCGTTCCATTATGTGAAGCAGCAGTATTTGCCTGAGGGGATGGAAGGAACCTCCTTTTATCATCCCACGGAAAACGGATATGAAAAACAGGCAGGAGCATACCTGGAATTTCTTAAAAATCTGAATTAA